The Acidobacteriota bacterium genome includes a window with the following:
- a CDS encoding methylenetetrahydrofolate reductase C-terminal domain-containing protein, translated as MYLLSVKILGLFRSRLKPGSRFERFLIPAERLTKGAVFDCRMCGQCVLHSTGMTCPMTCPKNLRNGPCGGVRPNGHCEVVPEMPCVWVQAWERSRKMPRFGSEILHVLPPLSYDRQGSSAWVNHFSEGEKAGPHWKR; from the coding sequence ATCTATCTTCTAAGTGTGAAGATTCTTGGGCTGTTCCGTTCCCGGCTCAAACCCGGAAGCCGTTTCGAACGGTTCCTGATTCCGGCGGAGCGATTGACCAAGGGCGCCGTTTTCGACTGTCGCATGTGCGGTCAATGCGTCCTGCACAGCACCGGGATGACCTGTCCCATGACCTGTCCCAAGAATCTCCGCAACGGACCCTGCGGCGGGGTGCGGCCCAATGGACATTGCGAGGTCGTTCCGGAAATGCCGTGTGTCTGGGTACAGGCTTGGGAACGGTCCAGGAAGATGCCCCGCTTCGGTTCCGAGATCCTCCACGTACTGCCACCGCTGAGTTACGACCGCCAAGGATCGTCCGCCTGGGTCAATCACTTCTCCGAAGGCGAAAAGGCAGGTCCCCATTGGAAGCGGTGA
- a CDS encoding ASKHA domain-containing protein — MSPLHYGDHKLDLVSGRTVFDYADDLQVRVPTSCRRSGECHECIVQIVRGGEALTAATQAEKFLREGYRLACQAQVLDAGATIEFALLRRRPRILTQTVRRHAPVEPLTRLQGANVVFDGSTIDTYRGGIYGLAVDLGTTTIALNLVDLENGAVLHTASFENPQRFGGSDIMRRISYDGGPYRGELHNSVIAGLNYEIRELSRLTGVPRRQIYEVVIVGNAAMRDLCFGLDIQSIGEKPYQSVTQLEMERGERVDTVLNFQARDLGLRVHPAANLYGGPLIGCHVGADVAADLLAVGMDQEEDVVMLVDVGTNTEVVVGNRHGMMAASCPAGPAFEGGEITFGMPGYEGAIESVELRNGEVIWRTIGGAAPEGICGSGLIDLLAELLRVEDMNYLGVLAGGLDRFTIPGERGIFLSRADISALAQAKAANYSGQWIVLRKYGISPVQLKRLYLAGGFANYVNVDNAMSIGFIPPLPQGRVAKVGNSALEGATLMLTSRTLRRRLEEMVTRIEHIELETTEDFFDIFVEGCLFQAMPGQLDSDPSS; from the coding sequence ATGTCCCCCCTCCACTACGGTGACCACAAGCTGGACCTGGTGTCCGGCAGGACGGTTTTCGACTACGCCGATGACCTTCAGGTGCGGGTCCCCACCTCCTGTCGCCGCAGCGGAGAGTGTCACGAGTGCATCGTCCAGATCGTCCGGGGCGGGGAAGCGCTGACCGCCGCCACCCAGGCGGAGAAGTTCCTCCGTGAGGGCTATCGCTTGGCCTGTCAGGCCCAGGTCCTGGATGCCGGCGCCACCATCGAATTTGCCCTGCTGCGCCGACGTCCGCGGATCCTGACCCAAACGGTCCGCCGTCATGCCCCCGTCGAGCCGCTGACGCGGCTCCAAGGGGCGAATGTCGTTTTTGACGGCAGTACCATCGATACCTACCGGGGCGGGATCTACGGCCTTGCGGTCGACTTGGGGACGACGACCATCGCCCTCAATCTGGTGGATCTTGAAAACGGCGCGGTCCTGCACACCGCCTCGTTCGAAAACCCGCAGAGATTCGGCGGAAGCGACATCATGCGCCGGATTTCCTATGACGGCGGACCCTACCGGGGGGAGCTTCATAACTCGGTGATTGCCGGGCTCAACTACGAGATCCGGGAGCTGAGCCGATTGACGGGGGTGCCGCGGCGCCAGATCTACGAGGTCGTCATCGTGGGGAACGCCGCCATGCGTGACCTGTGTTTCGGCCTTGACATCCAATCCATCGGCGAAAAGCCGTACCAGTCGGTCACCCAACTGGAAATGGAACGGGGCGAAAGAGTCGACACCGTCCTGAATTTCCAGGCCCGGGACCTGGGACTGAGAGTCCATCCCGCGGCCAACCTCTACGGGGGGCCGTTGATCGGTTGCCACGTCGGCGCCGACGTGGCCGCCGACCTTCTGGCCGTGGGGATGGATCAGGAAGAAGACGTGGTCATGCTGGTCGACGTGGGGACCAACACCGAAGTAGTGGTCGGAAACCGCCATGGGATGATGGCCGCTTCCTGCCCGGCGGGACCCGCATTCGAGGGTGGTGAGATCACCTTCGGCATGCCCGGATACGAAGGCGCCATCGAGTCGGTGGAACTCCGGAACGGAGAGGTGATTTGGAGGACCATCGGCGGAGCCGCGCCGGAGGGGATCTGCGGCTCGGGCTTGATCGATCTTCTGGCGGAGTTGCTTCGGGTCGAGGACATGAACTACCTGGGTGTTCTTGCCGGTGGACTGGACCGGTTCACCATTCCGGGCGAACGGGGGATTTTCCTGTCCCGGGCCGACATCAGCGCCCTGGCGCAGGCGAAGGCGGCCAATTACTCGGGTCAGTGGATCGTTTTGAGGAAGTACGGGATCTCGCCGGTTCAGCTCAAGCGGCTCTATCTGGCGGGGGGCTTCGCCAATTACGTCAACGTGGACAACGCCATGTCCATCGGGTTTATCCCACCCCTTCCCCAAGGCCGCGTCGCCAAGGTGGGGAACAGCGCGCTCGAGGGAGCCACGCTCATGTTGACCAGCCGGACCCTCAGGCGCCGTCTTGAGGAGATGGTCACGCGAATTGAACACATCGAGTTGGAGACGACCGAAGACTTCTTCGATATTTTTGTGGAAGGATGTCTGTTCCAGGCCATGCCGGGGCAATTGGATTCGGATCCAAGTAGTTGA
- a CDS encoding corrinoid protein: protein MSQINEGLTRELRHVARRNEREHIKSLFRNADPLMQDISYALIIGNQHEVDRLTREALDTGYTANTVLDDGLIAGMALVGIKFRDNIIFVPEVLISARAMKAGMAHIEPILSASDIPPVGTVVMGTVKGDLHDIGKNLCIMMLRGAGFIVHDLGVDTKPDEFVDAVFEFEPQVIGMSALLTTTMPNMGRTIQALEDAGLTDVVSTMVGGAPVTQEFADDMGADRYGKDAIACVEKAKELVGVRQETPQQAASDYS from the coding sequence ATGTCGCAGATCAACGAGGGCCTGACCAGGGAACTCCGGCACGTGGCTCGCCGGAACGAGCGAGAGCACATCAAATCGCTCTTCCGGAACGCCGATCCATTGATGCAGGACATCAGTTACGCCCTGATCATCGGCAACCAGCACGAAGTCGACCGCCTGACGAGAGAGGCTCTGGACACCGGGTACACCGCCAATACGGTTTTGGATGACGGGCTGATCGCCGGCATGGCGCTGGTGGGGATCAAATTCCGGGACAACATCATCTTCGTTCCCGAAGTGTTGATTTCGGCCCGGGCCATGAAGGCCGGGATGGCGCATATCGAGCCCATCCTTTCCGCTTCCGACATTCCACCCGTGGGCACCGTGGTCATGGGGACCGTCAAGGGAGACCTCCACGATATCGGAAAGAATCTGTGCATCATGATGCTCCGGGGAGCCGGTTTCATCGTGCACGATCTGGGGGTCGATACCAAGCCGGACGAGTTTGTCGATGCGGTTTTCGAATTCGAACCCCAGGTCATTGGGATGTCCGCCCTATTGACGACGACCATGCCCAACATGGGACGGACCATCCAGGCCTTGGAAGATGCGGGTCTGACAGATGTCGTCAGCACCATGGTGGGTGGAGCTCCGGTGACCCAGGAGTTCGCCGACGATATGGGGGCCGACCGCTATGGCAAGGACGCCATTGCCTGTGTGGAAAAGGCCAAGGAACTCGTGGGTGTCCGGCAGGAAACGCCGCAGCAAGCCGCCTCCGACTATTCTTAA
- a CDS encoding dihydropteroate synthase has translation MSKLVTDSGDLIIIGENIHTTRIVLRNGIRTATTPDGAEAVFFDPSPGERRYLRVPESAKKTQPYEQGQIKHFMIAVQKGISGDPVEEEEGSAYIEFEVRRQEAAGAHFLDLNVDEISYDIKVQNRAMTWLVERVQGMTDLPLSIDSSNAEIIATGLTAHTRRSDRPLVNSVALERLETLDLVQENDARMIVTAAGKDGMPESADDRVSNVEQVMEAAVKRGFPLDDVFIDCLVFPISVSPDFGRHFLDAVEEVRRIFGDDVHVTGGLSNVSFGLPNRKLINATFIHLSLEAGIDAAIMDPVQNRVQDVFALDLDSERVGLARDMLLGRDDFCMNYIQAWRDGRLTGP, from the coding sequence ATGTCAAAGCTCGTGACAGACTCCGGCGATCTGATCATCATCGGCGAAAATATCCATACCACCCGCATCGTTTTGCGGAATGGCATAAGGACTGCGACGACGCCCGACGGAGCCGAAGCCGTCTTTTTCGACCCCAGTCCCGGGGAGCGCCGATACCTCCGGGTGCCGGAGAGCGCCAAGAAGACTCAGCCCTACGAGCAGGGTCAGATCAAGCATTTCATGATCGCGGTCCAGAAGGGGATCAGCGGCGATCCCGTGGAGGAGGAAGAGGGGAGCGCCTACATCGAGTTCGAGGTTCGCCGCCAGGAAGCCGCCGGCGCCCATTTTCTGGATCTGAACGTCGACGAAATCTCCTACGACATCAAGGTCCAGAACCGAGCCATGACCTGGCTCGTGGAGAGAGTCCAGGGCATGACGGACCTGCCTCTCAGCATCGATTCTTCCAACGCGGAAATCATCGCCACGGGATTGACTGCGCACACCCGGAGATCGGACCGCCCACTGGTCAATTCCGTCGCGCTGGAACGGTTGGAGACCCTGGATCTGGTCCAGGAAAACGATGCCCGTATGATCGTGACGGCCGCCGGAAAGGACGGAATGCCGGAGAGCGCGGACGATCGTGTCTCCAACGTGGAACAGGTCATGGAGGCGGCTGTCAAGCGGGGATTCCCTCTCGACGACGTATTCATCGATTGCCTGGTCTTCCCGATTTCGGTCTCGCCGGACTTTGGGCGCCATTTTCTGGATGCCGTCGAGGAGGTCCGGCGTATCTTCGGCGATGACGTGCACGTCACCGGCGGGTTGAGCAACGTCTCCTTCGGTCTTCCCAATCGAAAGCTCATCAACGCCACTTTCATTCACCTGAGTCTGGAGGCCGGTATCGACGCCGCCATCATGGATCCCGTCCAGAATCGCGTGCAGGACGTGTTTGCCCTGGACCTGGATTCGGAGAGAGTCGGCCTGGCTCGGGACATGCTGCTGGGCCGGGACGATTTCTGCATGAACTACATTCAGGCCTGGAGGGATGGCCGGTTGACCGGGCCGTGA
- a CDS encoding MtaA/CmuA family methyltransferase: protein MPFVETMTGRERVMNALAGKPVDRPPVCNPTNVATVELMDMVDAPFPDACRDAELNARLAATGYTELGYDCIMPVFTIIQESSALGCDMQWEVKDNWPTVRMNNPIWSGPDDIHMPKDFLTHPDNVCVLDALRILKKEYGDEVAIIGKAMGPWTLAYHVFGVEKFLLMSIDDPGMTMLCLDRLKEISVAFSIAQIEAGADALTFPDHATGDLVSGEYYRRFLLEIHKEMRERIPCPLILHICGQTLDRLDYIAQSGMACFHFDSKNDPAEAMKIASGRIRLVGNLNNPELLYSRGPEDVRAAVNECMAAGVDMISPECAIPLATKLENLIEIPRAVKDWCRDHYA from the coding sequence ATGCCATTCGTGGAGACCATGACCGGTAGAGAGCGGGTGATGAACGCGCTGGCCGGAAAGCCGGTGGATCGCCCGCCGGTCTGCAATCCGACCAACGTCGCAACCGTGGAACTCATGGACATGGTGGACGCTCCGTTTCCGGACGCGTGCCGTGACGCCGAGCTCAATGCGCGCCTGGCGGCAACGGGGTACACCGAGTTGGGCTACGATTGCATCATGCCCGTCTTCACCATCATCCAGGAGTCCTCGGCTCTGGGATGCGACATGCAGTGGGAGGTCAAGGACAACTGGCCCACGGTACGGATGAACAACCCGATCTGGTCGGGGCCGGACGACATCCACATGCCGAAGGATTTCCTGACCCATCCGGACAACGTCTGCGTTCTGGACGCGCTCCGAATCCTGAAGAAGGAGTATGGAGACGAGGTGGCCATCATCGGCAAGGCCATGGGGCCCTGGACGTTGGCGTATCACGTCTTCGGCGTGGAAAAGTTCCTGCTCATGAGTATCGACGATCCGGGGATGACCATGCTCTGCCTGGATCGGCTCAAGGAGATCTCGGTTGCGTTCTCCATTGCCCAGATCGAAGCCGGCGCCGATGCGCTCACCTTTCCGGATCATGCCACGGGAGATCTGGTGAGCGGTGAGTATTACCGCAGGTTCCTGTTGGAGATCCACAAGGAGATGCGTGAGCGAATCCCGTGCCCGCTCATTCTCCACATCTGCGGCCAGACGCTGGACCGCCTCGACTACATCGCACAGTCCGGCATGGCCTGCTTCCACTTCGATTCCAAAAACGACCCTGCCGAAGCCATGAAGATCGCTTCCGGGCGGATCCGCCTGGTGGGGAATCTGAACAACCCGGAACTCCTCTACAGCCGGGGTCCGGAGGACGTCCGAGCCGCCGTCAACGAGTGCATGGCGGCGGGCGTCGACATGATCTCTCCCGAGTGTGCCATTCCCCTGGCGACCAAACTGGAAAACCTCATCGAAATTCCGCGGGCAGTCAAGGACTGGTGCCGGGATCACTACGCCTGA
- a CDS encoding virulence factor, whose amino-acid sequence MARIRVLYWKEIPVQVQVEAGGDRVSEMLDHRFQEAVDAVAMFEGSMGSDAYLEGWEWLDHGRASGNPRRLAQDMAGRFNRGLPEDLAARICRLHRAGQRDERPGALERWISDRPSGNTPGSISS is encoded by the coding sequence GTGGCCAGAATCCGAGTGCTGTACTGGAAAGAGATCCCGGTTCAGGTGCAAGTCGAAGCCGGCGGCGATCGGGTTTCCGAGATGCTGGACCACCGGTTCCAGGAGGCGGTGGATGCCGTCGCCATGTTCGAGGGCAGCATGGGGAGCGACGCCTATCTGGAGGGTTGGGAGTGGCTGGATCACGGGCGCGCCTCTGGAAATCCCCGGCGGCTGGCTCAAGATATGGCCGGGAGATTCAATCGGGGACTTCCAGAAGATCTGGCGGCCCGGATTTGCCGGCTTCACCGTGCAGGTCAGCGGGATGAGCGTCCCGGCGCGCTGGAGCGCTGGATCAGCGACCGTCCGTCCGGCAATACCCCCGGGAGTATTTCGTCATGA
- a CDS encoding XdhC/CoxI family protein — protein MTWSEPLPQNVDMDVYEEIVRLRREGSSGALATIVRRLGSTPRKDHAKMLVRQDGSFVGTVGGGCVEAEVWRHANQVMESGRATLVKYELTQEDTENEGLVCGGTVEIFIEPVIPEPTLILMGAGHLGQAIAEAADRVGFQVVVLDDRESFANRERFPRAREVIVDSFRTGLSQTSVTVNTFILVITRGHSHDHAALEQAIRTDARYVGLVGSRRKIQLIVEHLLEQGYDPDRFKRLYAPIGLAIGSETPEEIAISVVAELIAIRKGVHERNHKQRFVQKILDRARMKSAPVRVAAG, from the coding sequence TTGACTTGGTCCGAGCCACTTCCGCAAAATGTGGACATGGATGTCTACGAGGAGATCGTCCGTCTCCGGCGCGAGGGAAGCTCGGGCGCACTGGCGACCATCGTTCGCCGCTTGGGGAGCACTCCCCGCAAAGACCATGCCAAAATGCTGGTCCGCCAGGATGGCAGCTTTGTGGGCACGGTGGGCGGTGGCTGTGTCGAGGCCGAGGTCTGGCGGCATGCCAACCAGGTCATGGAGAGCGGCCGGGCCACTCTGGTCAAATACGAATTGACCCAGGAAGACACGGAAAACGAGGGTCTGGTCTGCGGAGGAACCGTGGAGATCTTCATCGAGCCCGTGATCCCCGAGCCCACGTTGATTCTCATGGGGGCCGGCCATTTGGGACAGGCCATCGCCGAGGCCGCCGACCGGGTCGGCTTTCAGGTCGTTGTCCTCGATGATCGGGAGTCATTTGCCAATCGCGAGCGTTTCCCCCGGGCCCGGGAGGTGATCGTGGACTCCTTCCGGACGGGCCTCTCGCAAACTTCCGTCACCGTCAACACCTTCATCCTGGTCATCACCCGCGGTCACAGCCATGATCATGCTGCCTTGGAACAGGCCATCCGGACCGACGCCCGATACGTGGGACTGGTGGGGAGCCGCCGCAAGATCCAGTTGATCGTAGAGCACTTGCTTGAGCAAGGGTATGACCCCGACCGGTTCAAGAGGCTCTACGCCCCCATCGGCCTGGCCATCGGGTCCGAGACGCCGGAGGAGATCGCCATCAGCGTCGTGGCTGAATTGATCGCCATCCGCAAGGGCGTGCATGAACGAAATCACAAGCAGCGTTTCGTTCAGAAAATCCTGGACCGGGCCAGAATGAAGTCCGCTCCGGTCCGGGTCGCCGCCGGGTAA
- a CDS encoding L-threonylcarbamoyladenylate synthase: MEVDLHRPDPAIVEVASRAVHRGEVLIYPTDTVYGIGCHGLCKPALEKILQLKRRTADKGLLLLIPDLEAAERLTDGLPRQFQHLADRLWPGPVTFLVPAASTIPAPVTGNQGKVGIRCPSLPFLRLWLESLAVPIVSTSANLSGQPAPESGSRLEALFGPRVDLFLDAGTLPESAPSTVLDLCGEAPRIVRKGAMDEKILRLLAEDSASG; encoded by the coding sequence TTGGAGGTCGATCTTCACCGGCCCGATCCGGCCATCGTCGAGGTGGCATCCCGGGCGGTCCATCGCGGGGAAGTCCTCATCTATCCCACCGATACCGTTTACGGAATCGGTTGCCACGGATTGTGCAAGCCAGCTCTCGAGAAGATCCTGCAACTGAAACGCCGGACTGCCGACAAGGGTCTGTTGCTCTTGATTCCAGACCTGGAGGCGGCCGAACGACTCACCGACGGATTGCCGCGACAGTTTCAACACCTGGCGGATCGACTTTGGCCCGGACCGGTCACCTTCCTGGTGCCGGCTGCGTCTACGATCCCGGCGCCCGTCACCGGAAACCAGGGCAAGGTCGGGATCCGTTGTCCCAGCCTGCCTTTCCTCCGGCTGTGGCTGGAAAGCCTCGCCGTTCCCATCGTTTCCACCAGTGCCAATCTCTCGGGACAGCCGGCCCCGGAATCCGGATCCCGGTTGGAAGCCCTCTTCGGGCCCAGGGTCGATCTGTTTCTGGACGCGGGCACACTTCCGGAGTCGGCGCCTTCTACGGTCTTGGATCTGTGCGGAGAGGCGCCCCGGATCGTGAGGAAGGGCGCGATGGACGAGAAGATACTCCGCTTGCTGGCGGAGGATTCCGCTTCCGGGTAG